The Candidatus Binataceae bacterium genomic interval GGGGTCCATTGCGGTCGGCGCGGCTGCTTGATGAGCTTCATGCCCGCCTCTTCGGGAGTTTGGCCGCCCTTTTTGCGGTTGCAGACATGGCAGGAACAGACCACATTTTCCCAGGTGGAGACCCCGCCCCGCGAGCGCGGAATGACGTGATCGAGGTTGAGGTCGGCGCGGGAAAAGCGCACACCACAATATTGGCAAGTATTGCTGTCGCGGGCGTAGATGTTGAAACGAGAGAAGCGGACATGGCGCTTGGGAACGCGCTCGTAGGCGCTCAGCAAGAGCACTCTGGGCACGCGAATAAAGCCACCCACCACGCCCAGCCGCTCGTGATGCAGTTCGATCGAGAGATCACGCCACGAAGCAAAATCAAAAGTCCGATACTGCTCATCGACCGCTTTGGCTACCCCCTGATAGAGCAGCGCAAAAGCACGCTTGACCGAAGTGACATGAACCGGCAGGTAGGAACGGTTCAGAACCAGAACCTTGCTGGTGAGAAGAGAACCTCCGGCAGTTGGCGACCAGAGAGTGTCGGCCACGGCAGCCATGTCTTTATGCATGGTTATTGCTATGGAGCATGAAGTCAAGCTGTCGGGCCTGAAAAACCGCCCCGCTTGCGTCCGCTGCTCGCTATTTCCTATGATGCGGCATAGGGAGTGCGGGAGGCGGTGAAGTGTTTTCCGAGGTCAAAATTGTACGATACCCGGAATGAGTACGGCGCGCCGCATAGACGCGCCTGGGCTCCCAGCCATTTCTCCCCCCCACCCGATTCATCCGCATCCACCAGGCAAGAGTGAAACGCGAACTGATT includes:
- a CDS encoding HNH endonuclease encodes the protein MHKDMAAVADTLWSPTAGGSLLTSKVLVLNRSYLPVHVTSVKRAFALLYQGVAKAVDEQYRTFDFASWRDLSIELHHERLGVVGGFIRVPRVLLLSAYERVPKRHVRFSRFNIYARDSNTCQYCGVRFSRADLNLDHVIPRSRGGVSTWENVVCSCHVCNRKKGGQTPEEAGMKLIKQPRRPQWTPFNLESFSLRYQAWQPYLSTLDSAYWNTELVRD